A single region of the Lysinibacillus sp. B2A1 genome encodes:
- a CDS encoding amino acid ABC transporter substrate-binding protein — MKRIFVLLFMLTAVVFALAACGSSEEKTSGTGTDKTTDDNKSTDKEKLIIGIDDKFAPMGFRDDKNEIVGFDIDLARAAAEHMGVEAEFQPIEWKTKEVELISGRIDLIWNGYTINDTRKKQVLFTKPYLENAQAVMTLKDSSIKELKDLADKEVGLQSQSSAANALNANPIHKEIKTVTEFGDNVLALTDLKTGRVDAVIIDSVVAEYYMTKEPDTFKLLDESLAPEQYGVGVKPGNEALLEKLQAALDKMSEDGTSAEISTKWFGEDKVLK, encoded by the coding sequence ATGAAGCGAATATTCGTATTACTTTTCATGCTGACAGCCGTGGTGTTTGCATTAGCAGCATGTGGTTCATCAGAGGAGAAAACAAGTGGTACAGGAACAGATAAAACAACTGATGACAACAAATCAACTGATAAAGAAAAACTAATTATTGGCATTGACGATAAATTTGCGCCAATGGGCTTCCGAGACGATAAAAATGAAATCGTTGGCTTCGATATCGACTTAGCTCGTGCCGCAGCAGAACATATGGGCGTAGAAGCAGAGTTCCAACCAATTGAATGGAAAACAAAAGAAGTAGAATTAATCAGTGGTCGTATCGATTTAATTTGGAATGGCTATACGATAAACGATACTCGCAAAAAGCAGGTATTATTTACAAAACCATACTTAGAAAACGCACAGGCTGTAATGACACTTAAAGATTCTTCTATAAAAGAATTAAAGGATTTAGCTGATAAAGAAGTTGGGCTTCAATCACAGTCTTCTGCGGCAAATGCACTAAATGCAAATCCAATTCACAAAGAAATTAAAACAGTTACTGAATTCGGAGATAATGTTTTAGCATTAACAGATTTAAAAACAGGCCGTGTAGATGCAGTTATTATCGATTCAGTTGTAGCTGAGTATTATATGACGAAAGAGCCTGACACATTCAAATTGTTAGATGAATCATTAGCACCTGAGCAATATGGGGTTGGTGTCAAGCCTGGCAATGAAGCATTATTAGAAAAACTTCAAGCTGCATTAGATAAAATGAGTGAAGATGGCACTTCTGCTGAAATCTCTACAAAATGGTTTGGTGAAGATAAGGTTTTAAAATAA
- the rnhA gene encoding ribonuclease HI (An endonuclease that specifically degrades the RNA strand of RNA-DNA hybrids): MLEVYIDAASAGNPGPSGIGIFIKGESHHIQISEFIGSTNNHIAEFTALVRGLEEAQKLGSSIVSIRSDSKIVVASLEKEYVKNEEFKPYLEKALVLADTFDLFFIKWIPDSQNKAADALARKAIQKEKK; this comes from the coding sequence ATGTTAGAGGTATATATAGATGCTGCAAGTGCAGGTAATCCAGGTCCCAGCGGCATAGGTATATTTATTAAAGGTGAGAGTCATCATATACAAATTAGCGAGTTTATAGGTTCTACCAATAACCATATTGCAGAGTTTACAGCTTTAGTCCGCGGCTTAGAGGAAGCTCAAAAGCTTGGTTCAAGCATCGTCTCTATTCGTTCTGACTCAAAAATTGTTGTAGCCTCTTTGGAAAAAGAATATGTGAAAAATGAAGAATTTAAACCTTATCTCGAGAAGGCATTAGTACTTGCAGATACCTTCGATTTATTTTTTATTAAATGGATCCCAGATAGTCAAAATAAAGCTGCTGATGCTTTAGCTCGTAAGGCCATACAAAAAGAAAAAAAATAA
- a CDS encoding zinc-finger domain-containing protein has translation MDKVTVMKDIDELHDMFCADCLVIKQLRKERGKPGAHRFCIEACTVGERLQFLGEELLKVYSKKM, from the coding sequence ATGGATAAAGTGACAGTTATGAAAGATATTGATGAACTGCATGATATGTTTTGCGCGGATTGCTTAGTGATTAAGCAGCTACGTAAAGAGCGCGGAAAGCCAGGAGCTCATCGTTTCTGTATTGAGGCATGCACAGTGGGGGAGCGACTACAGTTTCTTGGAGAAGAGCTTTTAAAAGTATATAGTAAGAAGATGTAA
- a CDS encoding metal-binding protein, producing MVKRNDPCPCGSGKKYKKCCEGKQQVTVETVAIEELERVLQTFYMEYPERKDVRAYIEHVATWQPKLESVLQRELIEAVALDDFFFHQEPSIWKGYLKKTKKKTVRPSTLKVLENWSQPNLFIGSVSTVEENYFKAIHVLTNEEIYIRRENDKPIPEGMHVFAFLLPDGSKKLEHYLAVSTLIFFPQDHAKVFEQFKKSFEGSEKKASAFLKEEHLSFWELLVFNGYKGEEFTNFESNVLTQVKDFLEQNDRETAPMLELLEDYLIEGQPSARKEAAIAAGAIRYGQEKALFETLSLTAKEIAASFDISASSLTKYYQDLSNYAATK from the coding sequence ATGGTAAAACGTAATGATCCATGCCCATGCGGTAGCGGCAAAAAATACAAAAAATGTTGTGAAGGTAAACAGCAGGTAACAGTTGAAACTGTAGCAATTGAAGAATTAGAGCGTGTGCTGCAAACATTTTACATGGAATATCCTGAGCGTAAAGATGTTCGTGCCTATATCGAGCATGTAGCAACATGGCAGCCTAAACTAGAGAGCGTGTTACAAAGAGAACTGATTGAGGCAGTTGCATTAGATGACTTCTTCTTCCATCAAGAGCCATCTATTTGGAAAGGCTATTTAAAGAAAACAAAGAAAAAAACGGTAAGACCTTCTACTTTAAAGGTTTTAGAAAATTGGTCACAGCCTAATTTATTTATTGGGTCTGTCTCCACTGTAGAAGAAAATTATTTCAAGGCTATCCATGTGCTAACAAATGAAGAAATTTATATTCGTCGAGAAAACGACAAGCCAATCCCTGAAGGTATGCATGTTTTTGCCTTCCTCTTACCAGACGGATCAAAAAAATTAGAGCATTATTTAGCTGTTTCAACACTGATCTTTTTCCCTCAAGATCATGCAAAAGTATTTGAGCAATTTAAGAAATCCTTTGAGGGCTCAGAGAAAAAGGCAAGCGCATTCCTGAAAGAAGAACATCTATCCTTCTGGGAATTACTTGTATTTAATGGCTATAAAGGAGAGGAATTCACAAACTTTGAGAGCAATGTCTTAACTCAAGTAAAGGATTTCCTTGAGCAAAATGATCGTGAGACTGCTCCGATGTTAGAGCTTTTAGAGGATTATTTAATTGAAGGACAACCATCTGCACGCAAAGAAGCTGCCATTGCTGCTGGTGCGATTCGCTATGGGCAAGAAAAGGCGTTATTCGAGACCCTATCCTTAACTGCGAAAGAAATCGCTGCGTCGTTCGATATTTCTGCTTCCTCTCTTACAAAATATTATCAAGACTTAAGTAATTATGCTGCTACTAAATAG
- the pepF gene encoding oligoendopeptidase F produces MEVLPLRKDVPVEQTWNLKDLLENDADFEPVLAQLVEDALHFERNYQGTIIDAQKVIEVLTAFEALEKSIVPIGTYASLTIQADHTDDVAQMRAAKFSTAVGKITSSLSFVRSELLSLDEEILKEASLLSPVYKLYIEDLLKRKPHQLHPEVEKALAALNATFEAPYETYNTAKLVDMHFGEFEANGEKHPLSFVLYENGWEFEADTNVRRSAFKAFSNKLREYQHTTAKIYNTHIQQEKTIADLRGFDSVIDYLLFDQEVDRSLYNRQIDLITKELAPHMRRYAKLIQKANGIDNMTFADLKIALDSDYDPRLTMAEAKNYVENALAVLGQDYTNMIEKAFNERWIDFAPNKGKSTGAFCSSPYGSHPYILMSWNERMNEVFTLIHELGHAGHFANTHAHQSYFNSRPSLYFIEAPSTMNEMLLANYLLTHNNDLRFKRWVISNIVSKTYYHNFVTHLLEAAYQRKVYELIDAGEAVNATILNQLKRTVLEDFWGDTVDIIEGAELTWIRQPHYYMGLYPYTYSAGLTISTQVSQRILKEGDKAVEEWLAVLQAGGTKSPVELAQMAGVDVTTDQPLRETIAYIGHLIDELERLTVEMEAIKG; encoded by the coding sequence ATGGAGGTTTTACCATTACGAAAAGATGTACCTGTAGAACAAACGTGGAATTTGAAGGATTTACTTGAAAATGATGCAGATTTTGAGCCTGTTTTAGCGCAGCTTGTAGAAGATGCATTGCACTTTGAGCGCAATTATCAAGGTACAATTATAGATGCTCAAAAGGTCATTGAGGTTCTCACAGCTTTTGAGGCATTAGAAAAAAGCATTGTTCCAATTGGTACTTATGCCAGCTTAACTATTCAAGCAGATCATACAGATGATGTAGCCCAAATGCGTGCTGCAAAATTTAGTACAGCAGTCGGAAAAATAACTAGCTCACTATCTTTTGTACGTAGTGAATTGCTATCATTAGACGAAGAAATTTTAAAGGAAGCTAGTCTTCTAAGCCCTGTTTACAAGCTATATATAGAAGATTTGTTAAAACGAAAGCCCCATCAGCTACATCCAGAAGTGGAAAAAGCATTAGCTGCATTAAACGCTACTTTTGAGGCGCCTTACGAAACATACAATACTGCAAAATTAGTAGATATGCATTTTGGAGAATTTGAGGCAAATGGTGAAAAACATCCATTAAGCTTTGTTTTATATGAAAACGGCTGGGAATTCGAGGCAGATACAAATGTGCGCCGTTCAGCATTTAAAGCATTCTCGAATAAGTTACGAGAATATCAGCATACTACTGCCAAAATTTATAACACGCACATTCAACAGGAAAAAACAATAGCTGATTTACGAGGCTTTGACTCAGTCATTGATTACCTATTATTTGATCAGGAAGTCGATCGTTCACTCTATAATCGTCAAATAGACCTTATTACAAAAGAGCTTGCCCCACATATGCGCCGCTATGCTAAGTTGATTCAAAAAGCAAATGGTATCGATAATATGACATTTGCTGATTTAAAAATTGCCCTTGATTCAGATTATGATCCAAGGCTAACAATGGCTGAGGCGAAAAATTATGTTGAAAATGCGTTAGCAGTACTCGGTCAAGATTATACAAACATGATTGAAAAAGCGTTTAATGAACGTTGGATCGATTTCGCGCCAAACAAAGGAAAATCTACTGGTGCCTTCTGTTCAAGCCCATATGGCAGTCATCCGTATATTTTAATGTCGTGGAATGAGCGTATGAATGAGGTCTTCACACTTATTCACGAACTTGGACACGCAGGTCACTTTGCCAATACGCATGCCCATCAATCTTATTTTAATAGTCGACCGTCATTATACTTTATCGAAGCACCATCAACAATGAACGAAATGCTGCTAGCCAATTATTTATTAACACATAATAATGATCTTCGCTTTAAACGATGGGTTATTTCTAATATTGTGTCCAAAACCTATTATCATAACTTTGTCACACATTTACTAGAAGCAGCCTATCAGCGAAAAGTATATGAATTAATTGACGCTGGTGAAGCTGTTAATGCTACAATTTTAAATCAATTAAAACGTACTGTTCTAGAAGATTTTTGGGGCGATACTGTCGATATTATCGAAGGTGCAGAGCTTACTTGGATACGTCAGCCTCATTATTATATGGGCTTATATCCATACACATATAGTGCTGGCTTAACGATTTCTACACAAGTATCTCAGCGTATATTAAAAGAAGGTGATAAGGCTGTTGAAGAATGGTTAGCTGTCCTTCAGGCTGGCGGTACAAAGTCACCCGTAGAACTTGCTCAAATGGCAGGGGTTGATGTTACAACCGATCAACCGCTTCGTGAGACAATTGCTTATATTGGCCATCTTATTGATGAGTTGGAGAGATTAACGGTGGAAATGGAAGCAATAAAAGGCTAA
- a CDS encoding DNA starvation/stationary phase protection protein, which produces MTQNLNKQLNKLVATWSVLYTKLHNYHWYVTGNAFFTLHAKFEELYNETTLNLDDTAERILSKDGKPVATLKEHLELSYVEEATGNETSEEMVATTISDFQKLMKALNSTMELAAEEGDDRTEDMLNAMYQSLEKHTWMLKAFLGK; this is translated from the coding sequence ATGACACAAAATTTAAACAAACAATTGAATAAGCTTGTAGCAACATGGTCTGTACTTTATACGAAATTGCATAATTATCATTGGTATGTGACAGGGAACGCCTTCTTTACACTGCATGCAAAATTTGAAGAATTATATAATGAAACAACCTTAAATCTCGATGACACTGCGGAGCGCATTCTTTCCAAAGATGGTAAGCCTGTCGCGACGTTAAAAGAGCATCTTGAGCTATCATATGTAGAAGAGGCAACAGGAAATGAAACATCCGAAGAAATGGTGGCAACAACGATTTCAGATTTCCAAAAATTGATGAAAGCATTAAACTCAACAATGGAGCTAGCTGCGGAGGAAGGGGATGACCGCACAGAGGATATGCTAAATGCCATGTACCAATCTCTAGAAAAGCATACGTGGATGTTAAAAGCCTTCCTTGGTAAATAA